In Tursiops truncatus isolate mTurTru1 chromosome X, mTurTru1.mat.Y, whole genome shotgun sequence, the following proteins share a genomic window:
- the MAGED1 gene encoding melanoma-associated antigen D1, whose product MSQKMDCGAGLLGFQAEASVEDSTLLMQTLMEAIQISEAPPTNQATAAASAPNASPQSSQSPTASEMADMQALAAATKPKTAFKAQNATTKGPNAAYDFSQALNAKETPNTPPTAAFKSQNAPPKGPNAAYDFSQAATTSELTANKSEMAFKAQNTTTTVGPNATYNFSQSLSASEMVSTQPKTAFRAWNDTTKAPVADTQTQNVNQAKIATSQADIEADPCPGICESDGAAAQTSADGSQAQNLESRTIIRGKRTRKINNLNVEESSSGDQRRAPLAPGTWRSAPVPVTTQSPPGAPPNVLWQTPLAWQNPSGWQNQPARQTPPARQSPPARQTPPAWQNPVAWQNPVIWPNPVIWQNPVIWPNPIVWPGPVVWPNPLAWQNPPGWQTPPGWQTPPGWQGPPDWQGPPDWPLPPDWPLPPDWPLPTDWPLPPDWIPTDWPVPPDWQNLRPSPNLRPSPNSRASQNLGASQPRDVALLQERANKLVKYLMLKDYTKVPIKRSEMLRDIIREYTDVYPEIIERACFVLEKKFGIQLKEIDKEEHLYILISTPESLAGILGTTKDTPKLGLLLVILGVIFMNGNRASEAVLWEALRKMGLRPGVRHPLLGDLRKLLTYEFVKQKYLDYRRVPNSNPPEYEFLWGLRSYHETSKMKVLRFIAEVQKRDPRDWTAQFMEAADEALDALDAAAAEAEARAEARTRMGIGDEAVSGPWSWDDIEFELLTWDEEGDFGDPWSRIPFTFWARYHQNARSRFPQTFAGPIIGPGGTASANFAANFGAIGFFWVE is encoded by the exons ATGTCTCAGAAAATGGACTGTGGTGCGGGCCTCCTCGGCTTCCAG GCTGAGGCCTCCGTGGAAGACAGCACCTTGCTTATGCAGACCCTGATGGAGGCCATCCAGATTTCAGAGGCTCCGCCTACCAACCAGGCCACAGCAGCTGCCAGCGCGCCGAATGCTAGTCCTCAGAGTTCACAGTCCCCAACAGCCAGTGAGATGGCTGATATGCAGGCTTTAGCAGCTGCCACTAAGCCTAAGACAGCTTTTAAGGCCCAGAATGCCACCACAAAAGGCCCAAATGCTGCCTATGATTTCTCTCAGGCTCTTAATGCCAAGGAGACTCCCAACACACCGCCTACAGCAGCCTTTAAGTCCCAGAATGCCCCCCCAAAGGGCCCAAATGCTGCCTATGATTTTTCCCAGGCAGCAACCACCAGTGAGTTAACTGCCAACAAGTCGGAGATGGCCTTTAAGGCCCAGAATACCACTACTACGGTGGGCCCAAATGCCACCTACAATTTCTCTCAGTCTCTCAGTGCCAGTGAGATGGTCAGCACTCAGCCCAAAACAGCCTTCAGGGCTTGGAATGACACCACTAAGGCCCCAGTAGCTGATACCCAGACCCAGAATGTTAACCAAGCCAAGATAGCCACTTCCCAGGCTGACATAGAGGCTGACCCATGCCCGGGTATCTGTGAATCTGATGGTGCAGCTGCACAGACATCAGCAGATGGTTCCCAGGCTCAGAATCTGGAGTCCAGGACTATAATTCGGGGCAAGAGGACCCGCAAG ATTAATAACTTGAATGTGGAAGAGAGCAGCAGTGGGGATCAGAGGCGGGCCCCACTGGCTCCAGGGACCTGGAGGTCTGCACCGGTTCCAGTTACCACTCAGAGCCCACCTGGCGCACCCCCCAATGTGCTCTGGCAGACCCCATTGGCTTGGCAGAACCCATCAGGCTGGCAAAACCAGCCAGCCAGGCAGACCCCACCAGCACGTCAGAGCCCCCCAGCTAGGCAGACCCCACCAGCCTGGCAAAACCCAGTTGCTTGGCAGAACCCAGTGATCTGGCCAAACCCAGTGATCTGGCAGAACCCTGTGATCTGGCCGAACCCCATTGTCTGGCCTGGTCCAGTTGTCTGGCCGAACCCATTGGCCTGGCAGAATCCACCTGGATGGCAGACTCCACCTGGATGGCAGACTCCACCAGGCTGGCAGGGTCCTCCAGATTGGCAAGGCCCTCCCGACTGGCCACTACCCCCTGATTGGCCACTGCCACCCGATTGGCCGCTTCCCACTGACTGGCCGCTCCCACCTGACTGGATCCCCACCGATTGGCCAGTTCCACCTGACTGGCAGAACCTGCGCCCCTCACCAAACCTGCGCCCCTCTCCCAACTCGCGTGCCTCACAGAACCTGGGTGCCTCACAGCCCCGAGATGTGGCCCTTCTTCAGGAAAGA GCGAATAAGTTGGTCAAGTACCTGATGCTTAAAGATTACACAAAGGTGCCCATCAAGCGCTCAG AAATGCTGAGGGATATCATCCGTGAATACACTGATGTGTATCCAGAAATCATTGAACGCGCATGCTTTGTCCTGGAGAAG AAATTTGGAATTCAGCTGAAGGAAATTGACAAGGAAGAACACCTGTATATTCTCATCAGTACCCCTGAGTCCCTGGCTGGCATACTGGGAAC GACCAAAGACACACCCAAGCTGGGTCTCCTCTTAGTGATTTTGGGTGTCATCTTCATGAATGGCAACCGTGCCAGTGAAG CTGTCCTCTGGGAGGCACTACGCAAGATGGGACTGCGTCCTGG GGTAAGACATCCCCTCCTTGGAGATCTGAGGAAACTTCTCACTTACGAGTTTGTAAAGCAAAA GTACCTAGACTACAGACGAGTGCCCAACAGCAATCCTCCTGAGTATGAGTTCCTCTGGGGCCTCCGTTCCTACCATGAGACTAGCAAGATGAAAGTGCTGCGATTCATTGCAGAG GTTCAGAAGAGAGACCCTCGTGACTGGACTGCGCAGTTCATGGAGGCCGCAGATGAGGCCTTGGATGCTCTGGATGCTGCTGCAGCTGAGGCCGAGGCCCGGGCTGAGGCAAGAACCCGCATGGGGATTGGAGATGAGGCCGTATCTGGGCCCTGGAGCTGGGATGACATTGAGTTTGAGCTGCTGACCTGGGACGAGGAAGGAGATTTTGGAGATCCCTGGTCCAGAATTCCATTTACCTTCTGGGCCAGATACCACCAGAATGCTCGCTCCAGATTTCCTCAGACCTTCGCCGGCCCCATTATTGGCCCTGGTGGTACAGCCAGTGCCAACTTTGCTGCCAACTTTGGTGCCATCGGTTTCTTCTGGGTTGAGTGA